Proteins co-encoded in one Candidatus Poribacteria bacterium genomic window:
- a CDS encoding DUF1553 domain-containing protein — translation MKTNQFTLIALTVSTVLFLCGHVQQNISFANNVGASKPSDRVDFENDLIPIFTKFGCNAGACHGAAAGRGEFNLSLFGGNPQADYEAIVRQLAGRRINLMSPEESLVILKPTAQTSHGGGQVLDENGEGARLLRNWIRQGATYETLRHLKRVEISPQKHVISNLKSPVQLHATAHFLDGTREDVTRWTVFTPEDTSAIEINTSTAVAKVLRRGRHIILARYLTEIVPIEFIAPLNEVLPHSPIQKNEPETKWKATQERSTLIPKPTSLNRKENLKIDDEILKLLSTLRLPVSPTVDAATFLRRVTLDLTGHLPTPEAVTAFLGDPDTNKRETLVNALLNSDEFNEYWTLQLAKLLRIGAQERNTQGAFVYHQWLSEQIRDGIGYNQIARSVILATGDSDEVGPANFYRTVNGPREQAEFMSELFMGARLRCANCHNHPLDKWTQDDYHGLVAIFAKIDSNQIVKVKSSGEVIHPATREKAIPRIPGNRFLSADVPDGRVELVDWLTGQDNPYFAKAIVNRLWKTMMGRGLVEPVDDFRSTNPATHPELLTALADDFVAHGYDLRRTLKQISLSEAYARSSNALPRNKTDDRFYSHALQKPLEPEVLADAISDVLGIPDTYGNEPEGTRAVSLFNPNTESEALDILGRCGRETSCESSAGAIDGLQRKLHLFNGDLLNARIGVPDSRLDRLVSTGKLPMEIVNEFYLAALNRHPTDTEQQFWAQHIDVSASANSQRAILEDIVWSLLTCNEFVTNH, via the coding sequence ATGAAAACAAACCAATTCACCCTTATAGCATTGACAGTATCAACCGTGCTATTCTTGTGCGGTCACGTTCAGCAAAATATATCCTTTGCAAACAACGTAGGCGCATCAAAACCGTCTGACCGTGTTGACTTTGAAAATGATTTGATACCGATTTTTACCAAGTTTGGATGTAATGCGGGGGCATGTCATGGTGCAGCTGCTGGTCGGGGTGAATTCAATTTGTCGCTCTTCGGTGGTAATCCACAAGCGGACTACGAGGCGATTGTTCGGCAGCTCGCAGGACGGCGCATCAATCTGATGTCCCCAGAAGAGAGCCTCGTCATTCTAAAACCGACAGCGCAAACCAGTCATGGCGGTGGGCAGGTTTTGGATGAAAATGGAGAAGGCGCGCGATTACTCCGCAACTGGATCCGACAAGGCGCGACTTACGAAACGCTCCGTCATTTGAAGCGTGTTGAAATATCCCCGCAAAAACATGTTATCTCTAATCTTAAGAGTCCGGTTCAACTGCACGCAACTGCCCATTTTTTAGATGGGACAAGGGAAGACGTGACACGATGGACTGTCTTTACACCAGAGGACACTTCAGCGATTGAAATTAACACATCCACTGCTGTCGCCAAAGTGCTTCGCCGTGGTCGGCATATTATCCTTGCTCGTTATCTCACGGAAATCGTTCCCATCGAATTTATCGCCCCCTTGAACGAAGTTCTGCCACACAGCCCAATCCAGAAAAACGAGCCTGAAACGAAGTGGAAGGCGACCCAAGAGAGAAGCACGTTGATACCTAAACCCACTTCACTTAACCGCAAGGAAAATTTAAAAATTGATGATGAAATCCTCAAGTTACTCTCAACGCTCCGATTGCCAGTATCCCCAACTGTTGATGCTGCTACCTTCTTGCGTAGGGTGACACTTGACCTCACCGGACACCTCCCTACACCAGAGGCGGTAACCGCATTCCTTGGAGATCCAGATACAAATAAACGGGAAACGTTAGTGAATGCCTTGCTTAACTCCGATGAATTTAACGAGTACTGGACATTGCAGCTGGCGAAGCTGCTACGGATTGGCGCGCAGGAAAGAAATACACAAGGCGCGTTTGTCTATCACCAATGGCTTTCGGAACAGATTCGCGATGGTATTGGATATAATCAGATAGCACGGTCAGTTATTTTAGCAACAGGCGATTCCGATGAGGTAGGTCCAGCAAATTTTTACCGCACAGTAAATGGACCGCGAGAACAAGCCGAATTCATGAGTGAACTCTTCATGGGAGCTCGGCTCCGATGCGCTAATTGCCATAATCATCCACTGGATAAATGGACACAAGACGATTACCACGGATTAGTGGCGATCTTTGCCAAAATAGATAGCAATCAGATCGTTAAGGTAAAATCGTCTGGTGAGGTCATCCATCCAGCGACACGGGAAAAAGCGATACCGCGGATTCCCGGCAATCGGTTTCTGTCTGCTGATGTTCCTGATGGTCGAGTTGAACTGGTGGATTGGTTAACAGGTCAGGATAACCCATATTTCGCTAAAGCCATCGTTAACAGATTGTGGAAGACGATGATGGGACGCGGCTTAGTCGAACCTGTTGATGATTTTCGGTCTACCAATCCAGCCACGCATCCCGAATTACTTACAGCACTCGCTGACGATTTTGTGGCGCACGGTTACGACCTGCGGCGGACGCTCAAGCAAATTTCGCTCAGTGAGGCTTATGCTCGCAGTTCTAATGCACTTCCACGAAACAAGACGGACGATCGCTTCTATTCGCACGCGCTGCAAAAGCCGCTTGAACCGGAGGTGTTAGCGGACGCAATCTCAGATGTTCTCGGTATACCTGACACCTACGGCAATGAACCGGAAGGCACACGTGCTGTTTCTCTATTCAATCCAAACACTGAATCCGAGGCACTTGATATCTTAGGGCGATGTGGACGTGAAACCTCATGCGAAAGTTCTGCCGGAGCGATAGATGGACTTCAACGTAAACTCCACCTATTCAATGGCGATCTTCTCAATGCACGCATCGGTGTACCTGATAGTCGGCTTGATAGATTGGTCTCCACCGGAAAATTACCGATGGAGATTGTCAACGAGTTCTACCTCGCTGCACTAAACCGACATCCAACGGATACGGAACAACAGTTTTGGGCGCAACACATTGATGTCAGCGCATCTGCCAACTCCCAACGCGCGATCCTTGAAGATATAGTGTGGAGTCTGCTAACTTGTAATGAATTTGTGACCAATCATTAA
- a CDS encoding alpha-L-fucosidase: MHHQGTAKALIVDMVREAGSSSGVNVNPLSDRQKKSQFAGTEEIIREWIDENGESIIETRSGPFTPTDQYVTTYKNNKIYVHVLSWNGKNNITLPAITDRIVKNAWILGNPAVDGTSWGIVRQHPWGLLIVVPEEYQNGVNDIVVLDVEGDPATLKKPRLIEADPSSVIYLFGDSAEVGGGLAHLQAQDWIEGWNQPSASLSWKVKLSTSSSYKLAMTYTADAHAVGSAFEIVAGGNKSVETIRQTTGWAGDSQNFERIPLPGTLHLPAGESIITLRLIGEAKSKDRVRVHSLELISPLADQARIVSNEKAQQMRAKANWFVEAKYGVMFHWSTTTQPLRGPQKPYEEAVNAFDLDVFADMVRETGAGYVIFTAVHGIMHFPAPLKSVEAVMPGRTCQRDLIGEMAGKLQEHGIPLILYFHHGVGDSEWVKAAGFLSQDKSGFFKIERDILTEIGIRYGKKIAGYWFDDRYPLQPFEKLYKATKVGNPERIVAWNSWILPKTTEFQEYYAGEFGGALVNPPASFFAEGGSAGSLQPHGLIFLDDPWQHGYPNTDIAPPLFTTQQIIDYVEACIAQELVITMNIGITQDGKVSPETLEQMKVLQRTIREDSNASGVN, encoded by the coding sequence ATGCATCACCAAGGGACAGCCAAAGCATTGATTGTAGACATGGTGCGTGAGGCAGGCAGCAGTTCAGGTGTCAATGTTAATCCGCTGTCGGATCGCCAGAAAAAATCCCAATTTGCTGGAACGGAGGAAATAATCAGGGAGTGGATTGACGAGAACGGTGAATCAATTATTGAGACTCGCAGTGGTCCCTTTACGCCTACTGATCAGTATGTAACCACCTATAAGAATAACAAAATCTATGTTCATGTGCTTTCTTGGAATGGAAAGAACAATATCACTCTTCCAGCGATCACCGATCGGATAGTGAAGAACGCTTGGATTCTGGGAAATCCCGCGGTAGACGGCACTTCGTGGGGAATCGTGCGACAGCATCCGTGGGGACTTTTGATTGTAGTCCCAGAGGAGTATCAAAACGGTGTTAATGACATCGTCGTTCTTGATGTTGAAGGGGATCCTGCTACACTTAAGAAGCCAAGATTGATTGAGGCAGATCCTTCGTCGGTTATCTATCTGTTTGGAGACAGTGCTGAAGTAGGTGGGGGGCTTGCGCACCTACAGGCACAGGACTGGATTGAAGGTTGGAACCAACCATCCGCTTCACTTTCATGGAAGGTGAAACTTTCCACATCTTCCAGTTATAAACTCGCTATGACCTATACTGCTGATGCGCATGCGGTGGGTTCGGCGTTTGAGATTGTCGCTGGAGGAAATAAAAGTGTTGAAACAATTCGCCAAACGACTGGATGGGCAGGAGATTCGCAGAATTTTGAAAGGATACCACTTCCGGGGACATTGCACCTCCCTGCAGGCGAAAGCATAATTACGCTACGTCTCATCGGAGAGGCTAAATCTAAAGATCGCGTGAGAGTCCATTCGCTTGAATTGATTTCGCCGCTCGCTGACCAAGCAAGGATTGTTTCAAACGAGAAAGCACAGCAGATGCGTGCTAAGGCAAATTGGTTCGTTGAGGCGAAGTACGGCGTGATGTTCCATTGGTCGACAACGACACAACCGTTGCGGGGTCCTCAAAAACCTTATGAGGAAGCGGTGAACGCTTTTGATCTTGATGTTTTCGCCGATATGGTGCGTGAAACCGGAGCTGGCTACGTCATTTTCACTGCTGTCCACGGAATTATGCATTTTCCAGCACCCTTAAAATCGGTCGAAGCGGTTATGCCGGGACGCACCTGCCAACGCGATCTAATTGGAGAAATGGCTGGCAAGCTGCAAGAACATGGTATTCCCCTGATTCTTTACTTTCATCACGGTGTAGGAGATTCGGAGTGGGTGAAAGCCGCTGGGTTTTTAAGTCAAGACAAGTCAGGGTTCTTCAAAATTGAGCGTGACATTCTTACCGAGATCGGCATTCGCTATGGTAAAAAAATTGCGGGATACTGGTTCGATGATCGGTATCCGCTTCAACCGTTTGAAAAGTTGTATAAGGCGACCAAAGTTGGGAATCCCGAACGCATCGTCGCTTGGAACAGTTGGATTCTCCCCAAAACGACTGAATTTCAAGAATATTATGCTGGGGAGTTTGGCGGGGCACTCGTGAATCCACCCGCAAGTTTCTTTGCAGAGGGTGGCAGCGCAGGCAGTTTACAACCGCACGGTTTGATTTTTCTCGACGATCCTTGGCAGCACGGATATCCAAATACCGATATTGCTCCACCCTTATTTACCACGCAGCAGATTATCGATTACGTGGAGGCGTGTATTGCCCAAGAACTGGTGATTACGATGAATATCGGGATTACTCAGGATGGAAAGGTCTCGCCTGAAACGCTCGAACAGATGAAAGTCTTACAAAGAACGATCCGAGAGGATTCAAACGCATCGGGAGTTAATTGA
- a CDS encoding ornithine cyclodeaminase family protein has protein sequence MPIRILSASDVRAALPMPKAIDAMRHAYGQLSASKAVAPPRQHISTDKGVTLIMPAYLPERSEFGIKVVSVYDDNPNLDLPRITATVLVLDPTTGLPKAFMDGTSLTAIRTGAGGGVAADLLARQDAKKVGLFGAGVQARAQLQAVMAVRDIACVNLISRTQASAQQLATEISGWTDPPKINIVSTPQEVVADADIVLCATTSATPLFDGNDLQPGTHITAVGTFVPEKREVDTTTIRRSDRIVVDSREACSEEAGDLIIPNAQIDAEIGEILNGDKQGRQSDDEITFFKSVGVAVQDAVSASAVLAEAETKGLGTVVEMT, from the coding sequence ATGCCTATCAGAATTCTCTCCGCGTCCGATGTCCGAGCAGCCCTACCGATGCCGAAAGCGATTGATGCAATGCGGCACGCTTACGGTCAACTTTCAGCAAGCAAGGCGGTCGCGCCGCCACGACAACACATCTCTACCGACAAAGGCGTTACGCTCATAATGCCTGCCTATCTCCCAGAGCGCAGTGAGTTCGGTATCAAAGTTGTCTCTGTTTATGACGATAACCCAAATCTTGACTTACCTCGTATCACCGCGACAGTTTTAGTCCTTGACCCAACGACGGGATTGCCGAAAGCATTCATGGACGGTACCAGTCTTACTGCCATTCGAACAGGTGCCGGTGGTGGCGTGGCAGCAGATCTGCTTGCCAGACAAGACGCAAAGAAGGTCGGACTCTTCGGAGCGGGTGTCCAAGCAAGAGCACAGTTACAGGCGGTAATGGCGGTCAGAGACATCGCGTGCGTGAATCTCATCAGTCGGACACAAGCCTCGGCACAACAACTCGCTACCGAAATTTCGGGGTGGACAGACCCACCCAAAATCAATATTGTATCCACACCACAAGAAGTCGTTGCGGATGCCGATATTGTCCTATGTGCAACGACATCGGCAACGCCTCTTTTCGACGGGAACGACCTACAACCGGGCACACACATCACAGCCGTCGGCACGTTTGTGCCAGAAAAACGGGAAGTCGATACCACGACAATAAGGCGATCAGATCGAATTGTTGTTGACTCGCGTGAAGCCTGCTCGGAGGAGGCGGGAGACCTGATTATTCCCAACGCTCAAATTGATGCCGAAATCGGCGAAATCCTCAACGGCGACAAACAGGGACGGCAGTCAGATGACGAAATCACGTTTTTCAAATCCGTAGGCGTAGCGGTGCAAGATGCGGTCTCTGCATCAGCAGTGCTTGCAGAAGCGGAAACAAAAGGATTGGGCACCGTCGTTGAAATGACATAA
- a CDS encoding mandelate racemase/muconate lactonizing enzyme family protein: MKIQCIKAYQVNLPLHEGSYNWSGGKSVSIFDSTIVSIETDEGITGYGEVCPLGPFYLPAYATGTRTGIAELAPHLIGEDPTQLLPLNQRMDIALKGHPYVKSAIDIACWDILGKISNQSVCTLLGGRYGEDFMLYRAISQQSPEDMAAKVATYRAEGYRKFQLKVGSDPNTDIERIRAVAELMEPGDVLIADANTGWLMHQAIRVVRGVRDVDVYIEQPCLSYEECLAIRQRTDHPFVLDETVDSIHVLLRGHADRAMDVVNIKISKFGGLTKAKLARDLCVELGVAMTIEDSWGGDITTAAIAHLAHSTPTEFLFTATDFNSYVTVSTAEGAPQRVNGRMAAATQPGLGITPNMNVLGEALVQVE, encoded by the coding sequence ATGAAAATTCAGTGTATTAAAGCCTATCAAGTTAACCTTCCACTCCATGAAGGCAGTTATAACTGGTCCGGTGGGAAATCTGTATCCATCTTTGATAGCACCATCGTCTCAATTGAAACGGATGAAGGTATCACGGGGTACGGCGAGGTTTGTCCGTTGGGACCGTTCTACCTCCCTGCTTATGCGACGGGAACCCGGACCGGCATCGCTGAACTTGCACCGCACCTCATCGGCGAAGACCCGACGCAACTGCTCCCACTGAATCAGCGTATGGATATCGCGCTCAAGGGACACCCGTACGTGAAATCTGCAATCGACATCGCGTGCTGGGACATCCTCGGCAAAATTTCAAACCAATCCGTTTGCACACTTCTTGGTGGAAGGTATGGGGAAGATTTCATGCTCTATCGTGCGATCTCCCAACAATCTCCTGAAGATATGGCAGCGAAGGTGGCAACCTATCGTGCGGAAGGATACCGCAAATTCCAGTTGAAGGTCGGTAGCGACCCAAATACCGATATTGAACGTATCCGCGCCGTTGCCGAACTAATGGAACCCGGAGATGTGCTGATTGCGGATGCGAATACCGGTTGGTTGATGCATCAGGCAATTCGCGTCGTCCGAGGGGTCAGGGATGTGGATGTCTATATTGAGCAACCCTGCCTTTCCTACGAAGAGTGCCTCGCCATCCGTCAGCGGACAGATCATCCCTTTGTTCTTGACGAGACGGTTGACAGCATTCATGTGCTGTTACGCGGTCACGCCGACCGTGCGATGGATGTCGTCAATATTAAGATCAGCAAATTCGGTGGATTGACAAAAGCGAAACTCGCCAGAGATCTTTGCGTTGAACTCGGCGTGGCGATGACAATTGAAGATAGTTGGGGCGGGGACATTACAACCGCCGCGATTGCCCACCTCGCCCACAGCACACCGACAGAATTCCTTTTCACCGCCACCGATTTCAACAGTTACGTCACCGTCAGTACAGCGGAAGGTGCTCCGCAACGCGTCAACGGCAGAATGGCAGCCGCAACGCAACCGGGTTTGGGTATTACACCAAACATGAATGTATTAGGCGAAGCGTTAGTTCAGGTGGAGTAA
- a CDS encoding TIGR00266 family protein, protein MQSHEVDYEIFGNDMQVVEVELDRGETIVAEAGAMNWMEDDIVYEAKMGDGSERDEGLMGKLLSAGKRALSGESLFLTHFTNTSNSKRRVAFAAPYPGHILPIDLAQMGGELLCQKDAFLCAALGTELDIAFSRRLGTGFFGGEGFILQHLRGDGMAFVHAGGSVIKKKLNNEVLRVDTGCLVAFSSSVDYNIEMVKGLKSMFFGGEGLFLATLQGTGIVYLQSLPFSRLADRIIEQIPSPSN, encoded by the coding sequence ATGCAGAGTCACGAAGTAGATTATGAAATTTTCGGTAACGATATGCAAGTCGTCGAGGTTGAACTTGATAGAGGCGAGACGATCGTCGCCGAAGCGGGTGCTATGAACTGGATGGAGGATGACATTGTCTATGAGGCAAAGATGGGCGATGGTTCCGAAAGGGACGAAGGGCTTATGGGCAAACTCCTGAGTGCCGGTAAGCGAGCACTCAGCGGAGAGTCATTGTTTTTGACGCACTTCACCAATACAAGCAACAGTAAAAGACGTGTGGCTTTCGCCGCGCCCTATCCTGGGCATATTCTCCCGATTGATCTTGCACAAATGGGCGGAGAGTTGCTCTGTCAGAAAGATGCCTTCCTCTGTGCCGCCTTGGGTACCGAACTGGATATTGCCTTCTCACGTAGATTGGGTACCGGTTTTTTTGGCGGTGAGGGTTTTATTCTCCAGCACCTTCGTGGCGATGGCATGGCTTTTGTGCATGCTGGCGGATCAGTTATAAAAAAGAAACTCAACAACGAGGTGCTTCGTGTTGACACCGGTTGCCTTGTTGCCTTCTCATCCAGTGTTGATTACAACATTGAAATGGTAAAAGGTTTAAAATCAATGTTCTTCGGCGGTGAAGGACTTTTCCTCGCAACCTTGCAAGGGACAGGTATCGTTTACCTTCAGAGCCTCCCCTTTTCGCGGCTTGCCGACCGTATCATCGAACAGATACCATCTCCAAGTAACTAA
- a CDS encoding polysaccharide deacetylase family protein produces the protein MSLIITTAIGFGAAGLLWFFFRPPFGKNIVRLNTDQRVVALTYDDGPNPPYTDRLLDVLAKHNVKATFFMIGNRIERHPETTNRVIAEGHQIGNHSYSHPLLGFLPPSYVQRQIERTDALLRQHGIVETVVFRAPMLTRFLPVAWVLAKDDRTHISCDVWSWDWTTQNPDKITETVVKKTKPGSIIVLHDGKAENKNANRSGTIEATDRIITALKQDGYRFVRLSDCLAVESNQS, from the coding sequence ATGAGTTTAATAATTACCACTGCGATAGGATTTGGCGCAGCGGGGCTGCTATGGTTTTTCTTTCGACCACCGTTTGGAAAGAATATCGTTCGCCTGAACACAGACCAACGGGTCGTCGCACTTACTTACGATGATGGACCGAATCCGCCTTATACGGATCGGTTGCTTGATGTTCTCGCCAAGCACAATGTAAAAGCCACATTTTTCATGATTGGAAATCGGATTGAAAGGCACCCCGAAACGACAAACCGAGTTATCGCCGAAGGTCACCAGATCGGTAATCACTCCTATAGCCATCCGCTGCTGGGTTTCTTGCCTCCGTCCTATGTCCAGCGGCAAATTGAACGAACAGATGCGCTGCTTCGGCAACACGGAATTGTGGAGACAGTTGTATTTCGGGCACCGATGCTAACAAGGTTTCTACCCGTCGCGTGGGTGCTTGCAAAAGATGACCGAACACATATCAGTTGCGATGTGTGGAGTTGGGATTGGACGACACAGAACCCTGACAAGATCACTGAAACAGTGGTAAAAAAGACAAAACCGGGTTCAATCATCGTCCTACACGATGGAAAAGCGGAAAATAAGAATGCAAATCGTTCAGGGACGATCGAAGCGACAGACCGAATCATCACGGCACTTAAGCAGGATGGGTATCGGTTTGTACGGTTGTCGGATTGCCTCGCAGTGGAGAGTAATCAGAGTTAA
- a CDS encoding IMP dehydrogenase, which yields MAHFFSEASRTFSEYLLLPNLTTKNCIPENVILRTPLVKFKVGQQPSLEVNIPFASAIMQAVSDHNLAIALARQGGVSFLYGSQSIEEQVAMVRAVKNHKAGFVVSDSNLKCDNTIEDVVKLTEETGHSTIPITEDGSSSGELFGLITDKDYRLSRVDLNAKVSEFMTPFPELIVGQKGITIEDANDLIWKHKINCLPIVDENRKLVHLVFRKDYDDHKKNPLESVDSQKRLVVGAGINTRDYRERVPALVAAGVDVICVDSSEGYTEWQSDTIRFIKNEYGDAVKVGGGNVVHGDAFMYLVEAGADFVKVGIGGGAICITREQKGIGCGQATAVIEVARQRDLYLKETGVYVPLCSDGGIFQDYHIGLALAMGADFVMMGRYFARFDESPSKLRKLGMNTVKEYWGEGTKRASNWQRYHEGGGPELLFEEGADAYVPYAGKMNDNLKTTLAKIRSLMCNCGAISLPEFRQKARFVLVSSASIREGGVHDIIPRTTEDG from the coding sequence ATGGCTCACTTTTTTTCTGAAGCAAGCCGGACTTTCAGCGAATACCTGCTTTTACCTAACTTAACGACGAAGAATTGTATCCCTGAAAACGTTATCCTGAGAACCCCTCTCGTGAAGTTTAAAGTAGGGCAACAACCGTCTCTGGAAGTGAATATTCCGTTTGCTTCTGCGATCATGCAAGCCGTTTCGGACCACAATTTGGCAATTGCACTGGCGAGACAGGGTGGGGTCTCTTTTCTTTATGGGTCCCAAAGTATTGAAGAGCAGGTAGCGATGGTCCGGGCAGTTAAAAACCACAAAGCCGGTTTCGTCGTCAGCGACTCAAATTTGAAATGTGATAATACAATAGAAGATGTCGTGAAGCTAACCGAAGAAACTGGACACTCGACGATTCCCATAACCGAAGATGGCTCGTCTTCAGGAGAACTCTTCGGACTCATAACGGATAAGGATTATAGATTGAGTCGAGTGGATTTAAACGCCAAAGTAAGCGAATTCATGACACCGTTTCCTGAACTGATTGTCGGTCAAAAGGGAATTACGATTGAGGATGCCAACGACCTCATTTGGAAACACAAGATAAATTGTCTGCCGATCGTTGATGAAAATCGTAAACTGGTACATTTGGTCTTCAGGAAGGATTACGATGACCACAAGAAAAATCCACTTGAATCCGTAGATTCCCAGAAAAGACTTGTCGTGGGTGCCGGAATTAATACACGAGATTACAGAGAGAGAGTACCAGCATTGGTCGCAGCGGGTGTTGATGTTATTTGTGTTGATTCTTCCGAAGGGTATACAGAATGGCAATCAGACACCATCCGATTTATCAAAAATGAGTACGGTGATGCTGTAAAAGTGGGCGGCGGGAATGTCGTTCACGGAGATGCATTCATGTATTTGGTAGAAGCCGGTGCTGATTTTGTAAAGGTGGGCATCGGTGGCGGTGCTATTTGTATAACAAGAGAACAGAAAGGCATCGGTTGTGGGCAAGCGACTGCCGTCATTGAAGTCGCTCGGCAAAGAGACCTGTATTTGAAGGAAACCGGTGTTTACGTGCCGCTTTGCTCAGATGGTGGTATCTTCCAAGATTATCATATCGGTTTGGCACTTGCTATGGGTGCCGATTTCGTGATGATGGGCAGATATTTCGCAAGATTTGATGAAAGTCCGAGTAAGCTGAGAAAATTGGGGATGAATACAGTGAAAGAATACTGGGGAGAAGGCACAAAGCGAGCATCCAATTGGCAACGCTACCATGAGGGTGGCGGTCCAGAATTACTGTTCGAGGAGGGTGCTGATGCTTATGTGCCTTATGCAGGCAAGATGAACGATAATTTGAAAACGACCCTCGCAAAAATCCGGTCGCTTATGTGTAATTGTGGGGCGATATCCCTACCGGAATTTCGTCAAAAAGCGAGATTTGTGTTAGTCTCTTCAGCAAGTATCCGTGAAGGCGGTGTTCACGATATTATCCCAAGAACAACGGAAGACGGATAA
- the leuD gene encoding 3-isopropylmalate dehydratase small subunit has protein sequence MEAFKEHVGFVVPLDRINVDTDQIIPKQFLKRIERTGFGEFLFNDWRYLENGDPNPEFVLNLPRYAGASILIAGANFGCGSSREHAPWALQQYGFKAILAPSFADIFRNNCYKNGILPIALPADVIASLSQEAQDTESYQLMIDLEEQSVICSDGTAHTFEIGDFEKYCLLNGLDEIGWTLQYEADIAAFENRGSV, from the coding sequence ATGGAAGCATTTAAAGAACACGTTGGGTTTGTTGTCCCACTCGACCGGATTAATGTTGATACCGACCAGATTATCCCGAAGCAATTTTTGAAACGGATTGAACGGACGGGTTTCGGTGAATTTCTCTTTAATGATTGGCGTTACCTTGAAAACGGAGATCCGAACCCAGAATTCGTGCTGAACCTCCCGCGCTACGCAGGGGCGAGTATTCTCATCGCCGGTGCGAATTTCGGTTGTGGCAGCTCCCGTGAACACGCACCGTGGGCACTCCAGCAGTACGGCTTCAAGGCGATTCTCGCCCCCTCATTCGCCGACATCTTCCGTAACAACTGCTACAAGAACGGCATCCTCCCTATAGCACTACCTGCGGATGTTATCGCCTCGCTCAGTCAAGAGGCACAAGACACCGAGAGCTACCAGTTGATGATAGACTTGGAAGAGCAATCAGTGATTTGTTCTGACGGCACTGCCCACACTTTTGAAATCGGTGATTTTGAGAAGTACTGCCTGCTCAACGGACTCGATGAAATCGGTTGGACTTTGCAATATGAAGCGGACATTGCAGCGTTTGAAAATCGAGGAAGCGTATAA
- a CDS encoding DUF2281 domain-containing protein produces MESTIIEKIRELPPELQEEVIHFIDFLRTKKVQNGRKNQT; encoded by the coding sequence ATGGAATCTACCATTATTGAAAAAATCAGGGAGCTTCCTCCGGAACTCCAAGAAGAAGTCATTCATTTCATTGATTTCCTACGAACGAAAAAAGTTCAAAACGGAAGAAAAAACCAAACTTGA